In Stutzerimonas stutzeri, a genomic segment contains:
- the pyrC gene encoding dihydroorotase, whose translation MSDRLTLLRPDDWHIHLRDGAALPHTVADAAHQFARAIIMPNLVPPVRNASEAQAYRQRILAARPAGSGFEPLMVLYLTDGTQPDDVRAAKASGYVHAAKLYPAGATTNSASGVTRIDNIFPVLETMAEVGLPLLVHGEVTRSEIDIFDREKYFIDEQLSRVTERFPSLKVVFEHITTRDAVQFVEAASANVGATITAHHLLYNRNHMLVGGIRPHFFCLPILKRNIHQEALLDAATSGNPKFFLGTDSAPHAQHAKENACGCAGCYTAFAAIELYAEAFEQRQALDKLESFASHFGADFYGLPRNTEQITLVRESWSVPANLPFGEHNVVPLRAGETLQWRLETSA comes from the coding sequence ATGTCTGACCGACTGACACTACTGCGCCCCGACGATTGGCACATTCACCTGCGCGACGGCGCAGCGTTGCCGCACACCGTGGCGGACGCCGCACACCAGTTCGCGCGCGCGATCATCATGCCGAACCTGGTTCCGCCGGTTCGCAACGCCTCGGAGGCTCAGGCTTACCGCCAGCGGATTCTCGCCGCCCGGCCAGCCGGGAGCGGATTCGAGCCGCTGATGGTGCTCTACCTCACCGATGGCACGCAGCCCGACGATGTACGCGCCGCCAAGGCCAGCGGGTATGTTCATGCGGCCAAGCTCTACCCCGCCGGCGCGACCACCAACTCGGCATCCGGGGTGACTCGCATCGACAACATTTTCCCGGTGCTGGAGACCATGGCCGAAGTCGGCCTGCCGTTGCTGGTGCATGGCGAGGTCACTCGCTCAGAGATCGATATCTTCGATCGCGAAAAATATTTTATCGATGAACAGCTGAGCCGCGTCACCGAACGCTTCCCAAGTCTCAAGGTGGTGTTCGAACACATCACCACCCGCGACGCGGTGCAGTTCGTCGAGGCGGCCAGCGCCAATGTCGGCGCGACGATCACCGCCCACCACCTGCTTTACAACCGCAACCACATGCTGGTGGGTGGCATTCGCCCGCACTTCTTCTGCCTGCCGATCCTCAAGCGCAACATCCATCAGGAAGCCCTGCTCGACGCGGCGACCAGCGGCAACCCGAAGTTCTTCCTAGGCACCGACTCGGCGCCGCATGCCCAGCACGCCAAGGAAAATGCGTGCGGCTGTGCCGGTTGCTACACCGCCTTTGCGGCGATCGAACTCTATGCCGAAGCCTTCGAGCAGCGCCAAGCGCTAGACAAGCTGGAATCCTTCGCCAGCCACTTCGGCGCCGACTTCTATGGCTTGCCGCGTAATACCGAGCAGATCACCTTGGTCCGTGAATCCTGGAGCGTGCCGGCCAATCTGCCCTTTGGCGAACATAACGTGGTCCCTCTGCGCGCGGGCGAAACCCTGCAGTGGCGGCTGGAGACAAGCGCATGA
- a CDS encoding PqiC family protein, producing MTLRPPLLMLVSALILSACSSPATRYHTLIAAQPRTTDAVEPVGFQLQVLPVRIPVQADQPSLVVRESDGRLTILESALWASPPADEFHDALAIELEHRLGVRDLAGLPGRANTPVLSLRTDVRRFDSLPGLHAALDVVWNLEMSERGRESRTLTCASVIHEQAGAELDSLVLAHQRAIAGLADTIARTARHWATNPDGDCPQP from the coding sequence ATGACCTTGCGCCCCCCTCTGCTCATGCTCGTCAGCGCGCTGATACTGAGCGCCTGCAGCTCGCCGGCGACCCGCTACCACACGCTCATCGCCGCCCAGCCACGGACCACCGACGCGGTCGAGCCGGTCGGGTTCCAGTTGCAGGTCCTGCCCGTGCGTATTCCGGTGCAAGCCGACCAGCCGAGCCTGGTAGTGCGCGAAAGCGATGGTCGCCTGACGATTCTGGAAAGCGCGCTCTGGGCATCGCCGCCGGCCGATGAGTTCCATGATGCATTGGCAATCGAGCTGGAACATCGCCTCGGCGTACGCGACTTGGCGGGTCTGCCCGGACGGGCGAACACACCGGTGCTGAGCCTGCGTACCGATGTCCGTCGTTTCGACTCTTTACCCGGTCTGCATGCGGCGCTGGACGTCGTGTGGAACCTGGAGATGAGCGAGCGCGGCCGGGAAAGCCGGACGCTGACCTGCGCCAGCGTGATCCACGAGCAAGCGGGCGCCGAGCTGGACAGCTTGGTATTAGCCCACCAGCGGGCCATCGCCGGGCTTGCTGACACCATTGCCCGGACGGCTCGGCATTGGGCAACGAACCCTGATGGCGACTGCCCGCAGCCCTAG
- a CDS encoding intermembrane transport protein PqiB yields MSDNPNHPELSAGSPEIRHQRVRVSLVWLVPIVAALVGFSMVMQNWLSAGPQISVSFETAEGLEANKTQVKYKNVVIGQVTEIALSEDQTRVIATVQLDQNAEPFTREDTKFWVVRPRIGASGVSGVDTLLSGAFIGADAGRAEETRREFIGLEAPPPVTFGAKGKQFTLRTDDLGSLGIGSPLYYRRLQVGQVVSFKLADDGMGVQVQVFVNAPYDRFVTDDTRFWNASGVDVSIAADGLRVNTESLSAILAGGIAFRAPNYSPDAQPAAQDSEFSLFADVRQAMAPADGPPRYIQMRFGQPLRGLKVDAPVEFLGVSIGRVVSVKLDYDEKSKSFPVVVGAVIFPNRLGAAHDKLTNTLGGDTEEHAARLMQIFVERGLRAQARTGNLLTGQLYISLDFDQRAPKVAFDQNARPMVIPTIAGSFDKLQEQLQAMVDKLSKLPVESLAENLNGSLSELRQTLKQVNGAVLPQLQRTLERSEQTLQNANQTLAEGSPQRRQLGDTLEEVQRAVRSVRALSDYLGRHPESLIRGRGGDETPANYKGQATSRELNPEQ; encoded by the coding sequence ATGTCAGATAACCCTAACCACCCTGAATTATCCGCCGGCTCACCTGAAATCAGGCATCAGCGTGTCCGTGTCTCGCTGGTCTGGCTGGTTCCCATCGTCGCCGCGCTAGTGGGTTTTTCCATGGTCATGCAGAACTGGCTTTCCGCCGGACCGCAGATCAGCGTAAGTTTCGAGACCGCGGAAGGGCTCGAGGCCAACAAGACACAGGTCAAGTACAAGAACGTGGTCATTGGCCAGGTCACCGAAATAGCGCTCAGCGAGGATCAAACCCGGGTCATCGCCACCGTGCAGCTGGATCAGAACGCCGAGCCCTTCACCCGCGAAGACACCAAATTCTGGGTCGTGCGCCCGCGCATCGGCGCCAGCGGCGTGTCCGGCGTCGACACCCTGCTTTCCGGCGCCTTCATCGGGGCCGATGCCGGTCGCGCAGAGGAAACCCGGCGCGAATTCATCGGCCTGGAAGCGCCGCCGCCGGTGACCTTCGGCGCCAAAGGCAAACAGTTCACGCTGCGCACCGATGACCTGGGCTCGCTCGGCATCGGCTCGCCGCTGTACTACCGTCGCCTTCAGGTCGGCCAGGTGGTCTCGTTCAAGCTCGCCGACGACGGCATGGGCGTCCAGGTTCAGGTCTTCGTCAACGCCCCCTACGATCGGTTCGTCACCGACGACACCCGCTTCTGGAATGCCAGCGGTGTCGACGTGTCTATCGCCGCCGACGGCCTTCGAGTCAATACCGAGTCACTCTCGGCCATACTCGCTGGCGGCATCGCTTTTCGCGCGCCCAACTACAGTCCCGACGCCCAGCCTGCCGCGCAAGACAGCGAGTTCTCGCTGTTTGCCGATGTGCGCCAGGCGATGGCACCCGCTGACGGCCCACCTCGCTACATTCAGATGCGCTTCGGCCAGCCCCTACGGGGCTTGAAAGTCGATGCCCCGGTGGAGTTTCTCGGCGTGTCGATCGGCCGCGTGGTATCGGTCAAGCTCGACTACGACGAAAAGAGCAAAAGCTTTCCCGTGGTGGTCGGTGCGGTGATTTTCCCCAATCGCCTGGGCGCTGCGCACGACAAGCTGACCAACACCCTGGGCGGCGATACCGAAGAACATGCCGCTCGCCTCATGCAGATATTCGTCGAGCGCGGGCTGAGGGCCCAGGCACGAACTGGCAATCTGCTTACCGGTCAGCTGTACATTTCGCTGGACTTCGACCAGCGAGCACCGAAGGTCGCCTTCGACCAGAATGCTCGCCCAATGGTCATCCCGACCATCGCCGGCAGCTTCGACAAGTTGCAGGAACAACTGCAGGCCATGGTCGACAAACTCAGCAAGCTGCCCGTCGAGTCCCTGGCCGAGAACCTGAACGGCAGCCTCAGCGAGCTGAGGCAGACCCTGAAGCAGGTCAATGGCGCCGTTCTTCCGCAGCTCCAGCGAACCCTGGAGCGATCGGAACAGACCTTGCAGAACGCCAACCAGACACTGGCCGAAGGATCGCCGCAGCGTCGGCAGCTGGGCGACACCCTCGAAGAAGTCCAGCGTGCGGTACGCTCCGTACGGGCACTCTCCGATTACCTCGGGCGCCATCCGGAATCGCTTATCCGAGGCCGCGGCGGTGACGAAACACCGGCCAACTACAAAGGCCAAGCCACCTCCCGCGAACTGAATCCGGAGCAATAG
- a CDS encoding paraquat-inducible protein A: MMQPPYASELGLQLCHDCGMACHLEDLECPRCEALLHRRKPSSLARTWALLIAALVLYVPANMLPVMYTDMFGSGSENTILSGVVEFWKDGSWDIALLIFIASVGVPCMKFFVLGMLLISTQRRSRWAMRERARLYRFIETIGYWSMLDVLVVALVAALVQFRALSTIEPRLGILFFGLVVVLTMMASMSFDPRLIWDAEKDDVR, from the coding sequence ATGATGCAACCTCCCTACGCTTCTGAGCTAGGCCTGCAGCTTTGCCACGACTGCGGCATGGCATGTCACCTGGAAGATCTTGAGTGTCCACGCTGCGAGGCCCTGCTGCATCGGCGCAAACCGAGCAGCTTGGCGCGCACCTGGGCGTTGCTGATCGCGGCGTTGGTTCTGTATGTCCCGGCCAACATGCTGCCGGTGATGTACACCGACATGTTCGGTAGCGGCAGCGAAAACACCATTCTCAGCGGCGTGGTCGAGTTCTGGAAAGACGGCTCCTGGGACATAGCGCTGCTGATTTTCATCGCCAGCGTCGGGGTGCCCTGCATGAAATTCTTCGTGCTCGGCATGCTGTTGATCAGCACTCAGCGCCGTAGCCGCTGGGCCATGCGCGAACGCGCACGGCTGTACCGTTTTATCGAAACCATCGGCTACTGGTCGATGCTGGACGTGCTGGTGGTCGCGCTGGTAGCGGCACTGGTGCAGTTCCGCGCACTGAGCACCATCGAGCCGCGCCTGGGCATTCTTTTTTTCGGGCTGGTCGTGGTGCTGACGATGATGGCTTCGATGAGCTTCGATCCGCGATTGATCTGGGACGCAGAGAAAGACGATGTCAGATAA
- a CDS encoding paraquat-inducible protein A — translation MLSGTPLIICEHCDSVYRRPALTRRQTAHCLRCGALLERARFLNADQLLALTLAAAILFLFANAFPIMQIGMQGLSNEATLWGTVEALARGRITPIALVAGLSIIFAPALQIILLSWILVYARGGQIAPGFSACMRALEHLRPWSMLEVCLLGILVAIIKLGGMVDVHPGIGLWAMAVLTILILLIAGRNVRDGLWDELGVPAR, via the coding sequence ATCCTGAGCGGAACGCCGCTGATCATCTGCGAACACTGCGATTCGGTGTACCGGCGCCCTGCATTGACACGACGACAGACGGCCCATTGCCTGCGCTGCGGTGCTCTGCTGGAACGGGCCAGGTTCCTCAACGCCGATCAACTGCTGGCGCTGACGCTGGCTGCCGCCATCCTGTTTCTGTTCGCCAATGCGTTTCCCATCATGCAGATCGGCATGCAAGGGCTGAGCAACGAGGCGACGTTATGGGGAACCGTCGAGGCGTTGGCCCGAGGTCGGATCACCCCCATCGCGCTGGTTGCTGGCCTGAGCATCATCTTCGCGCCGGCCTTGCAGATCATCCTGCTGAGCTGGATCCTGGTGTATGCGCGCGGCGGCCAAATCGCGCCGGGTTTTAGCGCCTGCATGCGGGCGCTGGAACATCTTCGTCCCTGGAGCATGCTCGAGGTGTGTCTGCTAGGGATTCTCGTCGCCATCATTAAGCTTGGCGGTATGGTCGACGTGCACCCGGGGATTGGCCTCTGGGCCATGGCCGTCCTGACCATTCTGATTCTGCTGATCGCCGGCCGCAATGTGCGCGACGGTCTGTGGGACGAACTCGGCGTACCGGCACGATGA
- a CDS encoding flagellar protein MotY: MRLRLLILACLLASPANALTFQTRLERAQWQVEGDQFECRLTQPVAGFGAGEFVRRAGEQSTFRLQSPERWLGNGSATLLAAAAPWQPERSDINLGVVTVAGGDIPFNSSQLQAGRLLSGLLEGRSPVVRHRTRQGGEAMEVRLLPARFGKAYEDFRACTAKLLPVNFEQIRHSQVGFPTGDVALDALGQAKLDIILQFLKADPSVNQIQLDGHSDNSGNRLTNRDLSRRRALAVEEYLIANGVPKEQVTLRFHGERYPVVPNSSAANRAKNRRVTLRLERGPATTTAAAKGNAPSS, translated from the coding sequence GTGCGCTTGCGCCTTCTGATTCTCGCCTGCCTGCTGGCCTCGCCGGCCAATGCTCTCACGTTCCAGACACGTTTGGAGCGGGCGCAGTGGCAGGTGGAAGGCGATCAGTTCGAATGTCGTCTGACGCAGCCGGTAGCCGGCTTCGGAGCAGGCGAATTCGTGCGGCGGGCGGGTGAGCAGTCGACGTTCCGTTTGCAATCACCTGAGCGCTGGTTAGGCAACGGTTCGGCGACTCTGCTTGCGGCCGCTGCGCCCTGGCAGCCAGAGCGCAGCGATATCAATCTGGGCGTGGTTACCGTGGCGGGTGGCGACATCCCGTTCAACAGCTCGCAGCTACAGGCCGGGCGTCTGCTCAGCGGGCTGCTGGAGGGGCGGAGCCCGGTGGTGCGTCACCGCACACGGCAGGGTGGCGAGGCGATGGAGGTGCGGTTGCTGCCCGCACGTTTCGGCAAGGCCTACGAGGATTTTCGTGCTTGTACGGCGAAGCTGTTGCCGGTCAATTTCGAGCAGATCCGCCATTCGCAGGTCGGGTTTCCCACTGGGGACGTCGCGCTCGATGCCTTGGGTCAGGCCAAGCTCGACATCATCCTGCAGTTTCTCAAGGCCGATCCGAGCGTTAATCAAATCCAGCTCGACGGCCACTCCGATAACAGCGGCAACCGGTTGACCAATCGCGATCTGTCCCGTCGCCGGGCTTTGGCGGTCGAGGAATATCTGATCGCCAATGGTGTGCCGAAGGAGCAGGTCACGCTGCGTTTTCATGGTGAGCGCTATCCGGTAGTTCCCAATAGCAGTGCGGCCAACCGGGCCAAGAACCGGCGGGTGACCCTGCGCTTGGAGCGTGGCCCTGCGACCACCACGGCCGCTGCCAAAGGCAACGCTCCGTCGTCCTGA